In one Corallococcus sp. EGB genomic region, the following are encoded:
- a CDS encoding TerC family protein, with amino-acid sequence MIHSLWPWVGFNVFVLAMLALDLGLFHRKEHAVSPKEATLWTLVWVSISLAFCGGIWRYGGEAPALEWLTAYVVEYALSVDNLFVFLMVFGYFRVPPQHQHRVLFWGILGAFVMRAGLIVAGTALVARFEWLIFLFGAFLVYTASKMLWAKDDDDVDPETGFIVKMARRLLPVSRQGEGSRFFLTEDGRRKVTPLFIVLLVVEATDLLFAMDSIPAVLGISKDPFISYTSNVCAILGLRSLFFVVSSLMEKFHLLKASLGVILAFVGVKMLIEHWYKIPIGVSLAVIGGCLLVAILASLVFPKPPEAEGAPPVADADKAPDAPARKQEHR; translated from the coding sequence ATGATTCATTCACTCTGGCCCTGGGTGGGCTTCAACGTCTTCGTCCTGGCGATGCTCGCCCTGGACCTGGGGCTGTTCCACCGCAAGGAGCACGCGGTGTCGCCGAAGGAGGCGACGCTGTGGACGCTCGTGTGGGTGAGCATCAGCCTCGCGTTCTGCGGGGGCATCTGGCGCTACGGCGGCGAAGCGCCGGCGCTGGAGTGGCTGACGGCGTACGTGGTGGAGTACGCGCTCTCCGTCGACAACCTCTTCGTCTTCCTGATGGTGTTCGGCTACTTCCGGGTGCCGCCGCAGCACCAGCACCGGGTGCTCTTCTGGGGCATCCTGGGCGCGTTCGTGATGCGCGCGGGGCTCATCGTCGCGGGCACGGCGCTGGTGGCCCGCTTCGAGTGGCTCATCTTCCTGTTCGGCGCGTTCCTCGTCTACACGGCCTCCAAGATGCTGTGGGCCAAGGACGACGATGACGTGGACCCGGAGACGGGCTTCATCGTGAAGATGGCCCGGCGCCTGTTGCCGGTGTCGCGCCAGGGCGAGGGCAGCCGCTTCTTCCTCACCGAGGACGGCCGGCGCAAGGTGACGCCGCTGTTCATCGTGCTGCTGGTGGTGGAGGCCACGGACCTGCTCTTCGCCATGGACTCCATCCCGGCGGTGCTGGGCATCAGCAAGGACCCCTTCATCAGCTACACGTCCAACGTCTGCGCCATCCTGGGGCTGCGCTCGTTGTTCTTCGTGGTCTCCAGCCTGATGGAGAAGTTCCACCTGCTGAAGGCCTCGCTGGGCGTCATCCTGGCCTTCGTGGGCGTGAAGATGCTCATCGAGCACTGGTACAAGATCCCCATCGGCGTCTCGCTGGCGGTGATTGGCGGGTGCCTGCTGGTGGCCATCCTGGCGTCGCTGGTGTTCCCCAAGCCCCCGGAGGCGGAAGGCGCCCCGCCGGTGGCGGACGCGGACAAGGCTCCGGACGCGCCGGCCCGGAAGCAGGAGCACCGCTGA
- the apaG gene encoding Co2+/Mg2+ efflux protein ApaG codes for MSTATTDGIRVTVEPAFWPERSTPESGQYAFMYKVVLLNEGTVPAQLRSRHWIITDAQGHVDEVKGEGVVGRQPHLKPGERFEYTSWAMLKTPFGTMRGAYEMERPDGTRFEARIAEFALTLPHALH; via the coding sequence ATGTCCACCGCCACCACCGACGGCATCCGCGTCACCGTGGAGCCGGCCTTCTGGCCGGAGCGCAGCACCCCCGAGTCCGGGCAGTACGCCTTCATGTACAAGGTGGTGCTCCTCAACGAGGGCACCGTGCCGGCGCAGCTGCGGTCGCGGCATTGGATCATCACCGACGCGCAGGGGCACGTGGACGAGGTGAAGGGCGAGGGCGTGGTCGGCCGTCAGCCGCACCTCAAGCCGGGCGAGCGGTTCGAGTACACGAGCTGGGCGATGCTCAAGACGCCCTTCGGCACCATGCGCGGCGCGTATGAGATGGAGCGCCCGGACGGCACGCGCTTCGAGGCGCGCATCGCCGAGTTCGCGCTCACGCTCCCGCACGCGCTGCACTGA
- the hemH gene encoding ferrochelatase: MPVPTTKRGLLLVNLGTPDAPESGPVRRYLREFLNDPRVIDIHPVARWFLLNLFILPVRPAKSAEAYRKVWMKEGSPLLVYSRALEAEVAERLKDDYEVELAMRYGNPSLPDAIARLKAKGVSEFTVLPLYPHEAASSTASSLARTYEVLAEGWDVPNVRAVPAFWDDAGFLDAFAAVARPVIADMRADHVLFSFHGLPERHMRKSDPTGQHCLASAGCCDAITDANRHCYRAQCFATARMLAQRLSLPAGGSTVSFQSRLGRTPWVKPYTDLVLPELAAKGVKRLAVMCPAFVADCLETLEEIGLRAKEQFVEAGGESLTLVPSLNAHPAWVDAVVGMVRASDGPPVKARASR, translated from the coding sequence ATGCCTGTGCCGACCACGAAGCGGGGGCTGCTGCTCGTCAACCTGGGGACGCCGGACGCCCCCGAGTCCGGCCCGGTGCGCCGCTACCTGCGCGAGTTCCTCAATGACCCGCGCGTCATCGACATCCACCCGGTGGCGCGCTGGTTCCTCCTGAACCTCTTCATCCTCCCCGTGCGCCCCGCGAAGAGCGCGGAGGCGTACCGCAAGGTGTGGATGAAGGAGGGCTCGCCGCTGCTCGTGTACAGCCGCGCGCTGGAGGCGGAGGTCGCGGAGCGGCTGAAGGACGACTACGAGGTGGAGCTGGCCATGCGCTACGGCAACCCGTCGCTGCCGGACGCCATCGCGCGGCTCAAGGCGAAGGGCGTGTCGGAGTTCACGGTGTTGCCGCTGTACCCGCACGAGGCGGCGTCCTCCACCGCGTCATCGCTGGCGCGCACCTATGAGGTGCTGGCGGAGGGCTGGGACGTCCCCAACGTGCGCGCGGTGCCGGCCTTCTGGGACGACGCGGGCTTCCTGGACGCGTTCGCGGCGGTGGCCCGGCCGGTGATTGCGGACATGCGCGCGGACCACGTGCTGTTCAGCTTCCACGGGCTGCCGGAGCGCCACATGCGCAAGAGCGACCCGACGGGGCAGCACTGCCTGGCCTCCGCGGGCTGCTGCGACGCCATCACGGACGCGAACCGGCACTGCTACCGGGCGCAGTGCTTCGCGACGGCGCGGATGCTGGCGCAGCGCCTTTCGCTGCCGGCGGGCGGCTCCACGGTGTCGTTCCAGTCGCGGCTGGGGCGCACGCCGTGGGTGAAGCCCTACACGGACCTGGTGCTGCCGGAGCTGGCGGCGAAGGGCGTGAAGCGGCTGGCGGTGATGTGCCCGGCCTTCGTGGCGGACTGCCTGGAGACGCTGGAGGAGATTGGCCTGCGCGCGAAGGAGCAGTTCGTGGAGGCGGGCGGCGAGTCGCTGACGCTGGTGCCGTCCCTCAACGCCCACCCGGCGTGGGTGGACGCCGTGGTGGGGATGGTGCGCGCTTCGGACGGCCCGCCGGTCAAGGCGCGGGCGTCGCGGTAG
- a CDS encoding L-threonylcarbamoyladenylate synthase produces MLTPDLLDRAVELLRRGGVIALPTETVYGLAANAEDELAVRRIFAIKGRPATHPLIVHIPDAEHLPEWARVVPDEAKALAKAFWPGPLTLVLPRTSRATDAVTGGQDTVALRVPGHSVAMEVLERLGGGVAAPSANRFGRVSPTTAEHVRRDLGDDVDLVLDGGPSTVGVESTIVDLSSGAPAILRPGGLATEDIERVLGREVPVRTSSTVRVSGSLESHYAPRAGVVLAEPHEAVQRVEALRAQGLRVGVLGPASLSLPTDVHRFDVPGEPAQAARVLYARLREADEQGHDVLVACLPAASGLGIAVRDRLSRAAAPRRG; encoded by the coding sequence ATGCTTACTCCCGACCTCCTCGACCGTGCAGTCGAATTGCTGCGCCGCGGCGGCGTCATCGCCCTGCCAACAGAGACTGTCTACGGCCTCGCGGCCAACGCCGAGGACGAGCTGGCCGTCCGTCGCATCTTCGCCATCAAGGGCCGACCGGCGACCCATCCCCTCATCGTCCACATCCCGGATGCGGAGCACCTGCCTGAATGGGCACGCGTGGTGCCGGACGAAGCGAAGGCGCTGGCGAAGGCCTTCTGGCCGGGGCCGCTGACGCTGGTGCTGCCGCGCACGTCGAGGGCCACGGACGCAGTGACGGGAGGCCAGGACACGGTGGCGCTGCGGGTGCCCGGCCACTCCGTGGCGATGGAGGTGCTGGAGCGGCTGGGAGGAGGCGTGGCGGCGCCCAGCGCCAACCGCTTCGGCCGGGTGAGCCCGACGACCGCGGAGCACGTGCGGCGAGACCTGGGCGACGACGTGGACCTGGTGCTGGACGGAGGTCCGTCCACGGTGGGCGTGGAGTCGACCATCGTGGATCTGTCTTCAGGAGCGCCCGCGATTCTCAGGCCCGGAGGTCTGGCGACAGAAGACATCGAGCGCGTGCTGGGGCGCGAGGTGCCGGTGCGGACGTCGTCCACGGTGCGAGTGTCCGGGTCGCTGGAGTCGCACTACGCACCGCGAGCCGGCGTGGTGCTCGCGGAGCCGCACGAAGCGGTGCAGCGGGTGGAAGCCCTGCGTGCACAGGGATTGCGAGTCGGAGTGCTGGGCCCCGCGTCGCTGTCACTGCCCACGGACGTGCATCGCTTCGACGTGCCGGGCGAACCCGCGCAGGCCGCGCGAGTCCTCTACGCACGGCTCCGGGAAGCCGACGAACAGGGCCACGACGTGCTCGTGGCCTGTCTGCCCGCTGCGAGCGGCCTGGGCATCGCCGTGCGAGACCGGCTGTCCCGCGCGGCGGCGCCCCGCAGAGGCTAA
- a CDS encoding TIGR01777 family oxidoreductase, with amino-acid sequence MGKSHVFDARSQMPVPAADLFSWHAREGAFERLAPPWETAEVVDRSGDGIHPGARVTVKLHLGPIPQRMVAEHTAYVEGSSFQDTQREGPFTRWIHDHRMLPAGPGTSILEDSIQYELPVGALGDTFGGGYARKRLERMFAYRHSLTRADLRRHAAFASQGPLTVAIAGASGMLGSSLAAFLSTGGHRVKRLVRGRANPARGDIAWAPDKGTIDAAGLEDVDAVVHLSGSNVGEGRWTDARKAEILKSRTETTRLLSETLARATRKPRVLISASAVGYYGNRGEEELTEASSSGDGFLADVTRQWEASTAPAEAAGIRVVRMRIGVVLDARGGALAKLALATQAGGGGPVASGRQWMSWVSLEDVMGLIQFAMFTPSIQGPVNAVSPNAVRQGELAKVLGKVLHRPAMFLLPAAVVKAVFGQMGEETLLSSTHALPTVAQAHGFPFLLPDLEGALRFTLGRTTDGAEYRHG; translated from the coding sequence ATGGGCAAGTCGCACGTTTTCGATGCGCGCAGCCAGATGCCAGTCCCCGCCGCCGACCTCTTCTCCTGGCACGCCCGCGAGGGAGCCTTCGAACGTCTGGCGCCCCCCTGGGAGACCGCGGAGGTCGTGGACCGCTCCGGCGACGGCATCCACCCCGGCGCCCGCGTCACCGTCAAGCTCCACCTGGGCCCCATCCCCCAGCGCATGGTCGCCGAGCACACCGCCTACGTGGAGGGCTCCTCCTTCCAGGACACCCAGCGCGAAGGCCCCTTCACCAGGTGGATCCATGACCACCGCATGCTCCCCGCGGGCCCCGGGACCTCCATCCTGGAGGACTCCATCCAGTACGAGCTGCCCGTGGGGGCGCTCGGGGACACCTTCGGCGGCGGCTATGCGCGCAAGCGCCTGGAGCGCATGTTCGCGTACCGTCACTCGCTCACCCGCGCGGACCTGCGCCGCCATGCCGCCTTCGCATCCCAGGGCCCGCTCACCGTGGCCATCGCCGGTGCATCCGGCATGCTGGGCTCGTCACTGGCGGCGTTCCTCTCCACGGGCGGCCATCGCGTGAAGCGGCTGGTGCGCGGCCGCGCGAACCCGGCTCGCGGGGACATCGCCTGGGCCCCCGACAAGGGCACCATCGACGCCGCAGGCCTGGAGGACGTGGACGCCGTGGTGCACCTGTCCGGCTCCAACGTGGGCGAGGGCCGGTGGACCGACGCGCGCAAGGCGGAGATCCTCAAGAGCCGCACGGAGACCACCCGCCTGCTGTCGGAGACCCTGGCCCGAGCCACCCGCAAGCCGCGCGTGCTCATCAGCGCCTCCGCCGTCGGCTACTACGGCAACCGGGGCGAGGAGGAGCTCACCGAAGCCTCCTCCTCTGGCGACGGCTTCCTCGCGGACGTCACGCGTCAGTGGGAAGCCTCCACCGCCCCCGCCGAGGCCGCGGGCATCCGCGTGGTGCGCATGCGCATCGGCGTGGTGCTGGACGCGCGGGGTGGGGCGCTCGCGAAGCTGGCGCTCGCGACCCAGGCGGGCGGCGGTGGGCCCGTGGCGTCCGGACGCCAGTGGATGAGCTGGGTGTCCCTGGAGGACGTGATGGGCCTCATCCAGTTCGCCATGTTCACGCCGTCCATCCAGGGGCCCGTCAACGCCGTGTCCCCGAACGCGGTGCGACAGGGCGAGCTGGCGAAGGTGCTGGGCAAGGTGCTCCACCGCCCCGCCATGTTCCTGCTGCCCGCCGCCGTGGTGAAGGCCGTCTTCGGTCAGATGGGCGAGGAGACCCTCCTGTCGAGCACCCATGCGCTGCCCACCGTGGCGCAGGCGCATGGCTTCCCCTTCCTCCTGCCCGACCTGGAGGGCGCGCTGCGCTTCACGCTGGGCCGCACCACCGACGGCGCGGAATACCGCCACGGGTGA
- a CDS encoding ABC transporter ATP-binding protein produces MIQVEGLTKFYGEHAAIRDLAFTIGQGEVIGFLGLNGAGKSTTLKILGCVLLPTSGRVVIDGHDVVNQSHEVRQRIGYLPDVPPVYEEMTVGEYLAYVARLRDVPAKATASHVGEAEEKTGLRDVHGDVISTLSHGYRQRVGLAQALVHKPALLILDEPTSGLDPLQIVEMRDVIRGLKGAHTVLVSSHILPEISQTCDRLLIIHKGTLLAQGSEEELSRSLGGPSIVLEVRGDRARAMEALQGFGSVEAREGERGVLAMKVAAAPELRPQVARAVVGAGLELLRLDANEGQLEALFLRLTHGQEVKA; encoded by the coding sequence TTGATCCAGGTCGAAGGGCTGACGAAGTTCTACGGCGAGCACGCGGCCATCCGGGACCTGGCCTTCACCATCGGCCAGGGCGAGGTCATCGGCTTCCTGGGCCTCAATGGCGCCGGCAAGTCGACGACGCTCAAGATTCTCGGCTGCGTGTTGCTGCCCACGTCAGGGCGCGTCGTCATTGACGGGCACGACGTGGTGAACCAGTCCCATGAAGTGCGCCAGCGCATCGGCTACCTGCCGGACGTGCCCCCCGTCTACGAGGAGATGACCGTGGGCGAGTACCTCGCCTACGTCGCCCGGCTGCGAGACGTGCCCGCGAAGGCCACCGCGTCCCACGTCGGCGAGGCCGAGGAGAAGACCGGCCTGCGCGACGTGCACGGCGACGTCATCTCCACGCTGAGCCACGGCTACCGTCAGCGCGTGGGCCTGGCGCAGGCGCTGGTGCACAAGCCCGCGCTGCTCATCCTCGATGAGCCGACCAGCGGCCTGGATCCGCTCCAGATCGTCGAGATGCGCGACGTCATCCGCGGCCTCAAGGGCGCGCACACGGTGCTCGTGTCCAGCCACATCCTCCCGGAGATTTCGCAGACATGTGACCGGCTGCTGATCATCCACAAGGGCACGCTGCTGGCGCAGGGCAGTGAGGAGGAGCTGTCGCGAAGCCTGGGCGGTCCGTCCATCGTGCTGGAGGTACGGGGCGACCGCGCGCGGGCCATGGAGGCCTTGCAGGGTTTCGGCTCGGTGGAGGCGCGGGAAGGGGAGCGGGGCGTGCTGGCGATGAAGGTCGCGGCGGCGCCGGAGCTGCGGCCCCAGGTGGCTCGGGCGGTGGTGGGCGCGGGCCTGGAGTTGCTGCGATTGGACGCGAACGAGGGGCAGCTGGAGGCGCTGTTCCTGCGCCTGACGCACGGGCAGGAGGTGAAGGCGTGA
- a CDS encoding ABC transporter permease — MKALLIARRELAGYLRTLSGYVILAIILAVNGLFFNAYALGGASKRSAEVLSGFFYYSSGFTIVAAILVSMRLLAEERQTGTLPLLYASPVRDRDIVLGKFLAGLAFLALYLLLTLYMPLLVLVNGKVSFGHVAAGYLGLLLLGSASLAVGTFGSSLAKNQLLAAIFSAVMLVALILCWLLARITEQPLADVFSAMSLWNQHFPPFQTGLIHVRDVVYYLVVTYVALFAATRVLEARRWR; from the coding sequence GTGAAGGCGCTCCTGATTGCGCGCCGCGAGCTGGCCGGCTACCTGCGCACGCTCAGCGGCTACGTCATCCTGGCCATCATCCTCGCGGTGAACGGGCTGTTCTTCAACGCGTACGCCCTGGGCGGCGCGAGCAAGCGCTCGGCGGAGGTGCTGTCCGGGTTCTTCTATTACTCCAGCGGCTTCACCATCGTGGCCGCCATCCTCGTGTCCATGCGGCTGCTCGCGGAGGAGCGCCAGACGGGCACGCTGCCGCTGCTCTACGCCTCGCCGGTGCGGGACCGGGATATCGTGCTGGGCAAGTTCCTGGCGGGGCTCGCGTTCCTGGCGCTGTACCTGCTGCTCACGCTCTACATGCCGCTCCTGGTGCTGGTGAACGGCAAGGTGTCCTTCGGGCACGTGGCGGCGGGCTACCTGGGGTTGCTGCTGCTGGGCAGCGCGTCGCTGGCGGTGGGGACGTTCGGGTCGTCGCTGGCGAAGAACCAGCTGCTCGCGGCCATCTTCTCCGCGGTGATGCTGGTGGCGCTCATCCTGTGCTGGCTGCTGGCGCGCATCACCGAGCAGCCGCTGGCGGACGTCTTCAGCGCGATGTCGCTGTGGAACCAGCACTTCCCCCCGTTCCAGACCGGGCTCATCCACGTGCGCGACGTCGTCTACTACCTGGTGGTCACCTACGTGGCGCTGTTCGCGGCCACGCGGGTGCTGGAAGCGCGGAGGTGGCGATGA
- a CDS encoding Gldg family protein — protein sequence MSTPASFGTGLAATGAFVAGLIAVFVAERVLGAGSGRVALAALGTAVAVAATAWRAVRMISAPAERRALERWVLTLYVVGLAALALYFVKGDVGTALLGAPLSRSAPRLSVVLAVLFPALLLCALVPLAMVEAALVAMARAPVPETGRVKSALFSGLGVAFVVVFAFAATYVATQADATWDLSYFRTAKPGDATRKLVRGLNEPLQVTLFFPPANEVGEAVRQYFRDLEPESPQLGVESLDQAVEPARGKTLGVSNNGSVVLARGDRKESLTLGLDPERARGQLQRLDAEVQRRMLAVAKPRRIVYLTGGHGERADTRPVPGEEARPSVAQLKELLRAQNVDVRTLTVAEGLGSAVPGDAAMVAVLGPTRELLPEEATALREYWERGGRLWIALEPDGAALEPLLQPMGLKSLRVPLANDRVFFRTTRQQSDRGNLGTASFSSHPSVTSLSALGSQGAVAFPGATAMETVTPPVPGVLLDTSVRAHAATFADRNGDFEPEPGEVAKAWPLVVAVERPAGEGKPAPRAVVMADADALGDGILGNLGNAYLAVDTLRWLSGEESLSGVTNSEEDVPLQHTRSQDVAWFYATVFGVPVAVLAVGFFVTRRRGRRAPRGVAVAGGAR from the coding sequence ATGAGCACGCCGGCCTCTTTCGGGACGGGGCTCGCCGCGACGGGGGCGTTCGTCGCGGGGCTCATCGCCGTATTCGTCGCGGAGCGGGTGCTGGGAGCGGGCTCCGGCCGCGTGGCGTTGGCGGCATTGGGCACCGCAGTGGCCGTAGCTGCAACGGCATGGCGCGCGGTGCGGATGATCTCCGCGCCCGCTGAGCGGCGCGCGCTGGAGCGCTGGGTGCTCACGCTGTACGTCGTGGGGCTGGCCGCGCTGGCGCTCTACTTCGTGAAGGGGGACGTGGGGACGGCGCTCCTCGGTGCGCCGCTGTCGCGTTCGGCGCCCCGGCTGTCGGTGGTGCTGGCGGTGCTGTTCCCGGCGCTGCTGCTGTGCGCGCTCGTGCCGCTGGCGATGGTGGAGGCCGCGCTGGTGGCGATGGCGCGCGCGCCGGTGCCGGAGACGGGCCGCGTGAAGAGCGCGCTGTTCTCCGGCCTGGGCGTGGCGTTCGTCGTCGTGTTCGCGTTCGCGGCGACGTACGTGGCCACGCAGGCGGACGCGACCTGGGACCTGTCGTACTTCCGGACCGCGAAGCCGGGCGATGCCACGCGCAAGCTGGTGCGCGGCCTCAACGAGCCCCTCCAGGTGACGCTCTTCTTCCCGCCCGCCAACGAAGTGGGCGAGGCGGTGCGGCAGTACTTCCGCGACCTGGAGCCAGAGAGTCCGCAGCTGGGCGTGGAGTCGCTGGATCAGGCGGTGGAGCCCGCTCGGGGCAAGACCCTGGGCGTCAGCAACAACGGCTCCGTGGTGCTGGCGCGGGGCGACCGCAAGGAGAGCCTCACGCTGGGCCTGGATCCGGAGCGGGCGCGCGGACAGCTCCAGCGGCTGGACGCGGAGGTGCAGCGGCGGATGCTGGCGGTGGCGAAGCCCCGTCGCATCGTCTACCTCACCGGGGGCCATGGGGAGCGCGCGGACACGCGGCCCGTTCCGGGGGAAGAGGCCCGGCCCTCGGTGGCGCAGTTGAAGGAGTTGCTGCGCGCGCAGAACGTGGACGTTCGCACGCTCACGGTGGCGGAGGGGCTGGGCTCGGCGGTGCCGGGCGACGCGGCGATGGTGGCGGTGCTGGGGCCCACGCGGGAGCTGCTTCCGGAGGAAGCCACCGCGCTGCGCGAGTACTGGGAGCGCGGCGGGCGGCTGTGGATCGCGCTTGAGCCGGATGGCGCGGCGCTGGAGCCGTTGCTGCAACCCATGGGGCTCAAGTCGCTGCGCGTGCCGCTGGCGAACGACCGGGTGTTCTTCCGCACCACGCGTCAGCAGAGCGACCGGGGCAACCTGGGCACGGCGAGCTTCTCCTCGCACCCGTCGGTGACGTCGCTGTCCGCGCTGGGCTCGCAGGGCGCGGTGGCGTTTCCGGGCGCGACGGCGATGGAGACGGTGACGCCGCCAGTGCCCGGCGTGCTGTTGGACACGAGCGTGCGAGCGCACGCGGCGACGTTCGCGGACCGCAACGGCGACTTCGAACCGGAGCCCGGCGAGGTCGCGAAGGCGTGGCCGCTGGTGGTGGCGGTGGAGCGGCCGGCGGGGGAGGGGAAGCCCGCACCTCGCGCGGTGGTGATGGCGGACGCGGACGCGCTGGGGGACGGCATCCTGGGCAACCTGGGCAATGCGTATCTCGCGGTGGACACGCTGCGCTGGCTGTCCGGCGAGGAGTCGCTCTCCGGCGTGACGAACAGTGAGGAGGACGTGCCGTTGCAGCACACGCGCTCGCAGGACGTCGCGTGGTTCTACGCGACGGTCTTCGGGGTTCCGGTGGCGGTGCTGGCGGTGGGCTTCTTCGTGACGCGGCGGCGCGGGCGGCGCGCGCCCCGGGGCGTCGCGGTGGCGGGAGGTGCGCGATGA
- a CDS encoding GvpL/GvpF family gas vesicle protein — protein sequence MTTKTQAESPREGRAHYLYGIIREDTGWEPDVAGLGEAPVRTVREGGLAALVSDVASLRVVPTRAHLLMHQRVTEALVQRHTLVPVAFGTVLPSEERVRELLRVARAPLSRALSELEGRVELGLKVYCHGDALTRSLQKANPELARGPSELEEDHEARLEAALRECTTKDLEGLKAGLRTLSEAVHEAAPLGERMLLNAAFLVDRTRVAAFEARVQSLVARLDAYTFRFTGPWPAYSFVDVRLDVEPADSAAP from the coding sequence ATGACGACGAAGACCCAGGCGGAGTCCCCACGCGAGGGACGGGCGCACTACCTCTACGGCATCATCCGTGAGGACACCGGCTGGGAGCCGGACGTCGCGGGGCTGGGTGAAGCCCCGGTGCGCACGGTGCGCGAGGGAGGCCTCGCGGCGCTGGTGTCCGATGTCGCGAGCCTGAGGGTGGTGCCCACGCGGGCGCACCTGCTGATGCACCAGCGCGTGACGGAGGCCCTGGTGCAGCGGCACACGCTGGTGCCGGTGGCCTTCGGGACGGTGCTGCCGTCGGAGGAGCGCGTGCGGGAACTCTTGCGCGTGGCGCGCGCGCCGCTGAGCCGGGCGCTCTCCGAGCTGGAGGGCCGGGTGGAGCTGGGGCTGAAGGTGTACTGCCATGGGGATGCGCTGACGCGCAGCCTGCAGAAGGCGAACCCGGAGCTGGCGCGCGGCCCGTCCGAGCTCGAGGAGGACCACGAGGCGCGGCTGGAGGCGGCGCTGCGCGAATGCACGACGAAGGACCTGGAGGGGTTGAAGGCCGGCCTGCGGACGCTGTCGGAGGCCGTGCACGAAGCGGCGCCGCTGGGGGAGCGGATGCTGCTCAACGCGGCCTTCCTGGTGGACCGCACGCGGGTGGCCGCGTTCGAGGCGCGGGTGCAGTCACTGGTGGCGCGGCTGGACGCGTACACGTTCCGCTTCACGGGGCCGTGGCCGGCCTACAGCTTCGTGGACGTGCGGCTGGACGTGGAGCCCGCGGACTCCGCCGCGCCGTGA